In one window of Euzebya rosea DNA:
- the rodA gene encoding rod shape-determining protein RodA: MSGVSINDGSERLMRESLQRRWAGTFSPAAHVDPLLLLAALLLSGIGFLMIGAATASTREAVGLDPTFFVERQMIAFALGLVSAIAITLFDYRTYRAWSVVGYVLALVLLAGVLVAGREINGAQAWFVIGPFQFQPSEFAKVAIILVLAAHFHEYREEALGLRALIEALAFAAFPMLLILLQPDFGTFIVFVTIVFGILLMAGVHVRYLFALVGMGIAAIAAALQLGIVKQYQLDRLTAFLDPENSDALGAAYNVVQAQIAVGSGRFFGQGLGQGTQTNAGFVPENQTDFIFTVVGEQTGFFGSLLMLAIFGVLIWRGLRIAATSRDTFGTLIAAGVVSVFAFQLFINVGMAIGIMPVTGLPLPFISYGGTSLIASWIMIGLLQNVHMRRLSK; encoded by the coding sequence ATGTCCGGCGTGTCCATCAACGACGGCTCCGAACGCCTGATGCGCGAGTCGTTGCAGCGCCGCTGGGCCGGGACGTTCTCGCCTGCCGCGCACGTCGACCCGCTGCTGCTGCTCGCGGCCCTGCTGCTGAGCGGCATCGGCTTCCTGATGATCGGTGCGGCGACGGCGTCCACCCGCGAGGCCGTCGGCCTGGACCCCACGTTCTTCGTCGAGCGGCAGATGATCGCCTTCGCGCTCGGCCTGGTCAGCGCCATCGCCATCACGCTGTTCGACTACCGCACCTACCGGGCGTGGTCGGTCGTCGGCTATGTCCTCGCGCTGGTCCTCCTGGCCGGGGTGCTGGTCGCCGGACGCGAGATCAACGGCGCCCAGGCGTGGTTCGTCATCGGGCCGTTCCAGTTCCAGCCGTCGGAGTTCGCCAAGGTCGCGATCATCCTCGTGCTGGCCGCGCACTTCCACGAATACCGGGAGGAGGCGCTGGGGTTGCGTGCCCTGATCGAGGCGCTGGCCTTCGCGGCCTTCCCGATGCTGCTGATCCTGCTGCAGCCCGACTTCGGGACGTTCATCGTCTTCGTGACGATCGTCTTCGGCATCCTGCTGATGGCAGGGGTGCACGTGCGCTACCTGTTCGCGCTGGTCGGCATGGGGATCGCGGCGATCGCCGCCGCCCTGCAGCTGGGCATCGTCAAGCAGTACCAGCTGGACCGGCTGACGGCGTTCCTGGACCCCGAGAACTCCGATGCGCTGGGGGCCGCCTACAACGTCGTGCAGGCCCAGATCGCCGTGGGTTCGGGTCGGTTCTTCGGGCAGGGCCTCGGGCAGGGCACCCAGACCAACGCCGGGTTCGTGCCCGAGAACCAGACCGACTTCATCTTCACCGTGGTCGGCGAGCAGACCGGCTTCTTCGGCTCGCTGCTGATGCTGGCCATCTTCGGCGTGCTGATCTGGCGCGGGCTGCGGATCGCCGCGACCAGCCGGGACACCTTCGGCACCCTCATCGCCGCCGGGGTCGTCAGCGTGTTCGCCTTCCAGCTGTTCATCAACGTCGGCATGGCCATCGGCATCATGCCGGTCACCGGGCTGCCGCTGCCGTTCATCTCCTACGGCGGGACCAGCCTGATCGCGTCGTGGATCATGATCGGGCTGCTGCAGAACGTGCACATGCGCCGGCTGTCCAAGTGA
- a CDS encoding radical SAM protein — protein sequence MRLLADLQRAPDAEVSPTIAPTLPVTRARTFDTPEFAGMTFLEVETKSALNKVNGMPFGWSINPYRGCQHACSYCLSPETPVLKADGTAVPIGSLRVGDLVYGTQRSGHYRRLVSTPVLDTWTTRKAAHRVRLANGTTIVASGDHRFLTHRGWKHVTGRMRGAGQRPYLTINNTLMGPGVCPEPPTVDADYRRGYLTGMIRGDGTLGTYRYESAERVRVVHRFRLALADLEALDRSQEYLASFGIVTDRFSFSPATSRRQALEAIRTSKAGAVQAVRDLIEWPGHRTKNWSLGFLAGLFDAEGSHLGTTIRISNGDAAILLECGRALDRIGVTWILEPGTDEHVGNIRITGGLPMRLTFLLSVGPAITRKRQIDGLAIKGSPDDTRVVAVEDVGLDLPMVDITTGTGDFIAAGVVSHNCFARPTHEYLNLSPTTDFDRTVVVKTNIAEVLRGELARPRWKGEHVAMGTNTDPYQRAEGRYRLMPDIIRALAGSWTPFSILTKGTLITRDLPVLLEAAQRVPVAASLTIGTLDRPTWRTAEPGTPSPRARLDAVRALNDAGIPTGVMVAPIMPGINDDPEQLAALATAAVAAGATHVTPIPLHLRPGVKAAFWPWLESTHPALVETYTELYGPPDAGRRGRSTLPEATVEGLLQTVRDARDAAWAERGNRPPEGSWPDRARPGEHVTGHAGSPSDTAAREPVLAEQLSII from the coding sequence ATGCGCCTACTCGCCGACCTCCAGCGAGCGCCGGACGCCGAGGTGTCCCCGACGATCGCCCCCACCCTGCCGGTGACCCGTGCCCGGACGTTCGACACCCCCGAGTTCGCCGGCATGACCTTCCTCGAGGTCGAGACCAAGTCCGCGCTGAACAAGGTCAACGGCATGCCGTTCGGCTGGTCGATCAACCCCTACCGCGGCTGCCAGCATGCGTGCTCGTACTGCCTGAGCCCTGAAACTCCTGTGCTGAAGGCAGACGGGACCGCAGTGCCGATAGGGTCGCTTCGAGTGGGGGATCTCGTCTACGGGACCCAGCGATCGGGGCACTATCGACGATTGGTCTCAACTCCGGTCCTGGATACGTGGACGACGCGGAAGGCAGCCCACCGGGTGAGGTTGGCCAACGGCACCACTATCGTCGCAAGCGGTGATCACCGGTTCCTCACACATCGCGGATGGAAGCACGTCACGGGCCGCATGCGCGGCGCTGGACAGCGGCCGTACCTGACGATCAACAACACGCTGATGGGACCGGGCGTGTGTCCTGAACCTCCCACGGTTGACGCCGACTACCGCCGCGGGTACTTGACCGGGATGATCAGGGGCGACGGCACCCTCGGCACCTACCGCTACGAGAGCGCGGAGAGGGTTCGAGTCGTCCATCGCTTTCGTCTGGCCTTGGCCGACCTCGAGGCTCTAGACCGCTCACAGGAGTACCTCGCTTCCTTCGGCATTGTCACCGACCGCTTCTCGTTCTCCCCCGCCACCAGTCGGCGGCAGGCCCTTGAGGCAATCCGAACGTCCAAGGCCGGCGCAGTCCAAGCGGTCAGGGACCTGATCGAGTGGCCCGGTCATCGGACGAAGAACTGGAGCCTCGGCTTCCTTGCCGGGTTGTTCGACGCCGAAGGATCCCACCTCGGCACCACGATTCGGATCAGCAACGGGGACGCCGCGATCCTGCTGGAGTGTGGACGGGCACTCGATCGCATCGGCGTCACATGGATCCTCGAGCCCGGCACCGATGAACACGTTGGCAACATACGGATCACAGGAGGGTTGCCGATGCGCCTGACCTTCCTGCTGAGCGTCGGGCCGGCGATCACGCGCAAGCGCCAGATCGACGGTCTGGCTATCAAGGGCAGTCCGGACGACACGCGGGTGGTAGCCGTCGAAGACGTCGGACTCGACCTACCCATGGTGGACATCACCACCGGAACCGGCGATTTCATCGCTGCAGGTGTGGTGAGCCACAACTGTTTTGCTCGCCCCACGCACGAGTACCTGAACCTGTCCCCCACCACCGACTTCGACCGGACCGTCGTGGTCAAGACCAACATCGCCGAGGTGCTGCGTGGCGAGCTCGCGCGGCCGCGGTGGAAGGGCGAACACGTCGCCATGGGGACCAACACCGACCCCTACCAGCGGGCGGAGGGACGGTACCGGCTGATGCCCGACATCATCCGTGCGCTGGCAGGGTCGTGGACGCCGTTCTCCATCCTCACCAAGGGCACGCTGATCACCCGTGACCTGCCCGTGCTCCTCGAGGCCGCACAGCGTGTGCCGGTGGCCGCGTCGCTGACGATCGGCACGCTGGACCGCCCAACGTGGCGCACCGCCGAACCCGGCACCCCTTCTCCCAGGGCACGGCTCGACGCCGTCCGCGCACTCAACGACGCCGGCATCCCCACCGGGGTCATGGTCGCCCCCATCATGCCGGGCATCAACGACGACCCCGAGCAGCTCGCCGCCCTGGCCACCGCAGCCGTCGCCGCCGGCGCCACCCACGTCACGCCGATCCCCCTCCACCTGCGGCCCGGCGTGAAGGCGGCCTTCTGGCCGTGGCTGGAGTCGACCCACCCGGCGCTCGTGGAGACCTACACCGAGCTGTACGGCCCACCCGACGCCGGCCGCAGGGGCCGGTCGACGCTGCCCGAGGCAACCGTCGAGGGACTGCTGCAGACCGTGCGCGACGCCCGCGACGCGGCATGGGCCGAACGGGGCAACCGGCCGCCGGAGGGCAGCTGGCCGGACCGGGCCCGCCCCGGCGAACACGTCACCGGCCACGCAGGCAGCCCGTCGGACACCGCGGCCCGAGAGCCAGTCCTCGCCGAGCAGCTCAGCATCATCTGA
- a CDS encoding fructosamine kinase family protein, producing MSVVSGASDLRPAIARAVGVDVGAVTDVRPTAGGDVSRASTAVVAGQRCFVKHVDPPVPGLLASEAASLDWLAEPAAITVPRVVGVADVHGGDDTHRGAGPAVLVLAFVEAGRPAVDHDEALGRGLAALHRAGADAFGASWAGFVGTVPQPNEPTGTWADFLGTKRLWPTALIADERGALPPGTLDALEGLVDRLPDRLGPPEPPARLHGDLWGGNAMVGTDGLPVLVDPASFGGHREVDLAMMRLFGGFGSGVFDAYDEVFPLADGNADRVELYQLHPLLVHAAMFGGGYGRRARATIDRYR from the coding sequence GTGAGCGTCGTGTCCGGCGCCTCCGACCTGCGACCAGCCATCGCGAGGGCCGTGGGGGTGGACGTCGGGGCGGTCACCGACGTGCGTCCGACCGCTGGAGGTGACGTCAGCCGCGCGTCCACCGCGGTCGTGGCTGGCCAACGCTGCTTCGTGAAGCACGTCGATCCGCCGGTACCCGGCCTGCTGGCGTCCGAGGCAGCGTCCCTGGACTGGCTGGCCGAGCCGGCAGCCATCACCGTCCCCCGTGTCGTCGGAGTCGCAGACGTCCACGGCGGAGACGACACACACCGGGGCGCCGGGCCGGCCGTGCTGGTGCTGGCGTTCGTGGAGGCCGGCCGGCCGGCGGTGGACCACGACGAGGCGCTCGGGCGAGGCCTGGCAGCGCTGCATCGTGCGGGTGCGGACGCGTTCGGGGCGTCGTGGGCCGGCTTCGTCGGCACGGTGCCACAGCCCAACGAGCCGACCGGGACGTGGGCGGACTTCCTGGGCACGAAGCGGCTGTGGCCGACAGCGCTGATCGCCGACGAACGGGGTGCCCTGCCGCCGGGAACGCTGGACGCGCTCGAGGGGCTGGTCGACCGGCTGCCGGACCGGCTGGGGCCGCCCGAGCCACCCGCGCGGCTGCACGGCGACCTGTGGGGCGGCAACGCCATGGTCGGCACCGACGGTCTGCCGGTGCTGGTCGACCCGGCGTCCTTCGGCGGCCATCGCGAGGTCGACCTGGCGATGATGCGGCTGTTCGGCGGGTTCGGCTCGGGGGTGTTCGACGCCTACGACGAGGTGTTCCCCCTCGCGGACGGCAACGCCGATCGGGTGGAGCTGTACCAGCTGCATCCGCTGCTGGTCCATGCGGCGATGTTCGGTGGCGGCTACGGCCGACGAGCCCGCGCGACGATCGACCGATACCGCTGA
- the menC gene encoding o-succinylbenzoate synthase: MRIEAIELRRVDIPLVTPFRTSFGTQDSRDCVLVRVVTDAGEGWGECVTMPWPLYSAESTDAVIPLVRTHLAPRLLGVEGVGPRDVARLLAPIRGHRMAKAALESAVLDAWLRAAGQSFATFLGVAVDRVPCGVSVGIHDRTDALVRTVGGYLDEGYVRIKLKIEPGNDLAPVAAVRESFGDDVLLQVDANAAYEPGDIPLLRRLDAHDLLLIEQPFDEERLLANVDLRAAIATPVCLDESALSAQVVADAIRLGAVDIVNIKAGRVGGYLEAARIHDLCVAHGVPVWCGGMVETGIGRAANAVLAGMHGFSLPGDNSGFDRFYATDIVADPLRMVDGHLPVPTTPGMGFEVDLDAVEAVTVERALLEAPSG; this comes from the coding sequence TTGAGGATCGAGGCCATCGAGCTGCGGCGGGTCGACATCCCGCTCGTCACGCCGTTCCGCACGTCGTTCGGGACCCAGGACAGCCGCGACTGCGTGCTGGTCCGCGTGGTCACCGACGCCGGGGAGGGGTGGGGCGAGTGCGTGACGATGCCGTGGCCGCTGTACTCCGCGGAGTCCACCGACGCGGTCATCCCGCTGGTGCGGACGCATTTGGCGCCCCGCCTGCTGGGGGTCGAAGGGGTCGGGCCGCGGGACGTTGCCCGCCTGCTGGCCCCCATCCGCGGCCATCGCATGGCCAAGGCGGCGCTGGAGTCGGCGGTGCTCGACGCGTGGCTGCGTGCCGCCGGGCAGAGCTTCGCCACCTTCCTCGGCGTGGCCGTCGACCGGGTGCCGTGCGGGGTGTCGGTGGGCATCCACGATCGCACCGACGCGCTGGTCCGGACCGTCGGCGGCTACCTCGACGAGGGGTACGTGCGGATCAAGCTGAAGATCGAACCGGGCAACGACCTGGCACCGGTCGCGGCGGTCCGTGAGTCCTTCGGGGACGACGTCCTGCTGCAGGTCGACGCCAACGCCGCCTACGAGCCGGGCGACATCCCGCTGCTTCGTCGCCTGGACGCCCACGACCTGCTGCTGATCGAGCAGCCCTTCGACGAGGAGCGCCTGCTGGCCAACGTCGACCTCCGGGCCGCCATCGCCACGCCCGTGTGCCTGGACGAGTCGGCCCTCTCGGCGCAGGTGGTCGCCGACGCCATCCGCCTGGGCGCCGTCGACATCGTCAACATCAAGGCCGGGCGGGTCGGCGGGTACCTGGAGGCCGCACGGATCCACGACCTGTGCGTCGCCCATGGGGTGCCGGTGTGGTGCGGCGGCATGGTCGAGACGGGGATCGGCCGGGCGGCCAACGCCGTCCTGGCGGGTATGCACGGGTTCTCGCTTCCGGGCGACAACTCGGGGTTCGACCGGTTCTACGCCACCGACATCGTCGCCGACCCCCTCCGCATGGTCGACGGCCACCTGCCGGTCCCCACCACACCGGGCATGGGGTTCGAGGTGGACCTCGACGCGGTCGAGGCCGTGACCGTCGAGCGGGCCCTGCTGGAGGCCCCGTCGGGGTGA
- a CDS encoding GNAT family N-acetyltransferase, whose amino-acid sequence MSTPTLPSPADAATSAGVRIVPLDDMALVRAAARLIDRVWSTSDLMRSNLIRAVEQAGGYATAALEEGSGDVVGTSVAFLASHEVDGHHLPTLHSHITCADVRSRGVGLALKVHQREWSAARGIVAVTWTFDPLVARNAWFNLGKLGATGREYLVNHYGAMDDGINAGDESDRLLAWWPSGIGDTAGQAGPLGRDGSAAPDLAAVRLLDVGTAGEAVRSPVAVDASSVLLEVRVPPNIEATRRADPDLAMRWRIAVRETMGQAMASGHRATGMRRDGTYLLTPAAAVSEGVGR is encoded by the coding sequence ATGTCCACGCCGACCCTCCCCTCCCCCGCGGACGCGGCCACCAGCGCCGGTGTCCGCATCGTGCCGCTCGACGACATGGCGCTGGTCCGTGCCGCCGCACGGCTGATCGACCGGGTGTGGTCGACCAGCGACCTGATGCGCAGCAACCTGATCCGCGCCGTCGAGCAGGCGGGTGGCTACGCCACCGCAGCGCTGGAGGAGGGGTCGGGAGATGTGGTCGGCACCAGCGTCGCGTTCCTGGCCAGCCACGAGGTCGACGGCCACCACCTGCCCACCCTGCACAGCCACATCACGTGCGCCGACGTCCGGTCCCGAGGGGTGGGCCTTGCGCTGAAGGTCCACCAGCGGGAGTGGTCTGCCGCCCGCGGCATCGTGGCGGTCACGTGGACGTTCGATCCCCTGGTGGCCCGCAACGCGTGGTTCAACCTCGGCAAGCTCGGCGCGACCGGGCGGGAGTACCTCGTGAACCACTACGGGGCGATGGACGACGGCATCAACGCCGGGGACGAGTCCGACCGGCTGCTGGCCTGGTGGCCGTCCGGGATCGGGGACACGGCCGGGCAGGCCGGTCCGCTGGGGCGCGACGGCTCGGCGGCCCCGGACCTGGCCGCCGTCCGCCTGCTGGACGTCGGCACGGCCGGCGAAGCGGTCCGGTCGCCCGTCGCCGTCGATGCGTCGTCGGTGCTGCTGGAGGTGCGTGTGCCGCCCAACATCGAGGCGACCCGGCGGGCCGACCCCGACCTGGCGATGCGCTGGCGGATCGCGGTGCGCGAGACGATGGGGCAGGCCATGGCGTCGGGCCATCGGGCCACGGGCATGCGGCGGGACGGGACCTACCTGCTGACACCCGCGGCTGCCGTCAGCGAAGGAGTGGGACGTTGA
- a CDS encoding glutamine--tRNA ligase/YqeY domain fusion protein, translating into MTAASDDATTTASDFIRERIQADQQAGVHDGRVQTRFPPEPNGYLHIGHSKSIQLNFGLAEEFGGACNLRFDDTNPEAEDTEYVDAIRDDIAWLGFEPARVVYASDYFEQLYAWAEDLVGKGLAYVDDQDAETISEQRGGFGQPGVESPHRDRSPEENLDLLRRMRAGEFDDGSKVLRARIDMQHPVMSMRDPVLYRIRRIEHHRTGNDWVIYPTYDWAHGQSDAIEGVTHSLCTLEFTDHRPLYDWCLEHLDLPHGKPEQTEFARLALTHTVMSKRILRRLVEEGTVDGWDDARMPTLRGMRTRGYPPEAIREFVDHIGVARTNSVIDIELLEFFVRRHHNTHALRRMGVLEPLKVVITNWPEGHVEHLEAINNPEDAGAGTREVPFSGELWIEQDDFMLDPPKKYYRLTPGREVRLRGGYFITATDAITDEDGNVVEVRCTYDPETRGGQAPDGRKVKSTIHWVSAQHAVDATVHLYERLFTDPHPGKGDTDPMDALNPDSRRTVTAKVEPAIADTPPGEVIQFERLGYFAADPAAPATFHRTVGLRDEWSNIQKRKAKGG; encoded by the coding sequence ATGACCGCTGCTTCGGACGACGCCACGACCACCGCTTCCGACTTCATTCGCGAGAGGATCCAGGCCGACCAGCAGGCCGGGGTCCACGACGGTCGCGTCCAGACACGGTTCCCCCCGGAGCCCAACGGCTACCTCCACATCGGGCACTCCAAGTCCATCCAGCTCAACTTCGGGCTGGCCGAGGAGTTCGGCGGCGCCTGCAACCTGCGGTTCGACGACACCAACCCCGAAGCCGAGGACACCGAGTACGTCGACGCCATCCGGGACGACATCGCGTGGCTCGGCTTCGAGCCGGCACGGGTGGTCTACGCCTCGGACTACTTCGAGCAGCTGTACGCCTGGGCCGAGGACCTGGTCGGCAAGGGGCTGGCCTACGTCGACGACCAGGACGCCGAGACCATCTCCGAGCAGCGCGGCGGGTTCGGGCAGCCCGGCGTCGAGTCGCCCCACCGCGACCGCAGCCCCGAGGAGAACCTCGACCTGCTGCGTCGCATGCGGGCCGGCGAGTTCGACGACGGCAGCAAGGTCCTTCGTGCGCGCATCGACATGCAGCATCCCGTCATGTCCATGCGCGACCCGGTGCTGTACCGCATCCGTCGGATCGAGCACCACCGCACCGGCAACGACTGGGTCATCTACCCCACCTACGACTGGGCGCACGGCCAGTCCGACGCCATCGAGGGGGTCACCCACTCGTTGTGCACCCTGGAGTTCACCGACCACCGGCCGCTGTACGACTGGTGCCTGGAGCACCTCGACCTGCCCCACGGCAAGCCCGAGCAGACCGAGTTCGCCCGCCTCGCGCTGACCCACACCGTGATGTCCAAGCGCATCCTCCGCCGGCTGGTGGAGGAGGGGACGGTCGACGGGTGGGACGACGCCCGCATGCCCACCCTCCGCGGCATGCGCACCCGCGGGTACCCGCCCGAGGCCATCCGCGAGTTCGTCGACCACATCGGCGTGGCCAGAACCAACAGCGTCATCGACATCGAGCTGCTGGAGTTCTTCGTCCGTCGCCACCACAACACCCACGCGCTGCGTCGCATGGGCGTGCTCGAGCCGCTCAAGGTGGTCATCACCAACTGGCCCGAGGGGCACGTCGAACACCTCGAGGCGATCAACAACCCCGAGGACGCCGGCGCCGGCACCCGTGAGGTCCCGTTCTCCGGTGAGCTGTGGATCGAGCAGGACGACTTCATGCTCGACCCGCCGAAGAAGTACTACCGGCTGACGCCCGGACGCGAGGTCCGGCTGCGCGGCGGCTACTTCATCACCGCGACGGACGCCATCACCGACGAGGACGGCAACGTGGTGGAGGTCCGCTGCACCTACGACCCCGAGACCAGGGGCGGGCAGGCGCCCGACGGCCGCAAGGTCAAGTCGACCATCCACTGGGTCTCCGCCCAGCACGCCGTCGACGCCACCGTGCACCTCTACGAGCGGCTGTTCACCGACCCGCACCCCGGGAAGGGCGACACCGACCCGATGGACGCCCTCAACCCGGACTCGCGCCGGACGGTGACGGCAAAGGTCGAGCCGGCGATCGCCGACACCCCGCCCGGCGAGGTGATCCAGTTCGAGCGGCTCGGCTACTTCGCAGCCGACCCCGCCGCGCCGGCGACGTTCCATCGCACCGTGGGCCTGCGCGACGAGTGGAGCAACATCCAGAAGCGCAAGGCGAAGGGCGGCTGA